The Helianthus annuus cultivar XRQ/B chromosome 16, HanXRQr2.0-SUNRISE, whole genome shotgun sequence genome includes a window with the following:
- the LOC110920046 gene encoding uncharacterized protein LOC110920046, producing MTWDEFKVPFLRHHNPKAVINRIQEEFIQLRQKGETIDKITGIFMDKLRFCDELVTTEEQKIYYYYNMLSAEYREFMTPSKYETLTEIINTAREREIELKKEIERGERRAMDVNPSPTKKARTTESVKKTDVKGGSPSCKVCGKGHKGECRFKYNPCPIYGKTGHTASLCPGKVSVCYKCYQPGHKKSECPELVGKKN from the coding sequence ATGACGtgggacgagtttaaggtaccattccttaGACACCACAATCCCAAGGCGGTCATCAACAGAATCCAGGAGGAATTCATCCAGTTAAGGCAAAAGggtgaaacaattgataaaatcACGGGTATTTTCATGGATAAGCTGAGATTTTGCGATGAGCTAGTGACTACCGAGGAGCAGAAAATatactattattataatatgttAAGTGCTGAGTatcgggagtttatgactccttccAAGTATGAGACGCTCACCGAGATCATAAATACGGCTCGGGAAAGAGAAATTGAACTCAAAAAGGAAATTGAACGAGGCGAACGAAGGGCAATGGATGTTAACCCGAGCCCTACAAAGAAGGCTCGAACGACTGAGTCAGTAAAGAAGACGGATGTGAAGGGTGGATCACCGAGTTGCAAGGTATGTGGAAAGGGGCACAAGGGCGAATGTCGCTTTAAATACAACCCATGCCCCATATACGGAAAGACAGGGCATACTGCCTCGCTATGTCCGGGGAAAGTTTCGGTGTGCTACAAGTGCTATCAGCCGGGTCACAAAAAGTCTGAATGCCCGGAGTTGGTCGGGAAAAAGAACTAG